The following are encoded in a window of Gossypium raimondii isolate GPD5lz chromosome 13, ASM2569854v1, whole genome shotgun sequence genomic DNA:
- the LOC105781429 gene encoding uncharacterized protein LOC105781429: protein MAPFKALYGRRCRTPLCWSDIEEKKNFGPELAGSDREKSYANLRRRDIKYQVGDKVFLKVLSWKKVLRFGQKGKLSPRFIGPYEVAKQIRPDAYHLLLMSELERIHDILHVSMLRKYKSDPSHVVLVEEIEVQSDLSYKEEPVVILDREVKALCNKTVLLVKVLWQNHKTEEAT from the exons ATGGCACCATTcaaggctttgtatggtcggaGGTGTAGGACTCCTCTATGTTGGTCCGATATAGAGGAGAAGAAGAACTTCGGTCCAGAGTTG GCTGGTTCTGATCGAGAGAAGTCTTACGCTAACTTGAGACGTAGAGACATCAAGTATCAGGTTGGTGATAAGGTATTTCTGAAGGTTTTAtcgtggaagaaagttctaaGGTTTGGGCAAAAAGGTAAGCTCAGTCCGAGATTCATTGGCCCTTATGAGGTTGCCAAGCAGATTAGACCGGATGCTTATCATTTGTTGTTGATGTCTGAGCTAGAGCGTATTCATGACATCTTACATGTCTCCATGTTGCGGAAGTACAAGTCTGATCCTTCTCATGTTGTTCTtgttgaggagatcgaggttcAATCTGATCTTTCATACAAGGAGGAACCGGTTGTGATCCTAGATCGAGAGGTCAAGGCGCTGTGCAATAAGACAGTTCTGTTAGTGAAAGTTTTATGGCAAAACCACAAGACTGAAGAAGCCACTTAG